The Thunnus albacares chromosome 11, fThuAlb1.1, whole genome shotgun sequence genome contains a region encoding:
- the LOC122991655 gene encoding interferon alpha/beta receptor 2-like isoform X2, whose translation MEGRWGFGCFFFCVFSLVMFPGLKVGRKDWGSNGKCDPLPAPSNVSISSFNMEHTLSFLPGPETPPDTHFTVQILNPRKSTWKEVASCSELTAGQTCDLTRAFQEPFDHYYARVQAFTPTQKSDWKISRQFQPLSDTVMGPLDVSVSGCGNCLLVQVSLPKSKGLQQHQQFQSFYRVIDFNVQRTRDGVQFKLKLPYKEENMITYLQPGVEYCVTVSVSSPFNSNSVPNKPFCAFTSPPPRNLLYLVYGLLGAFCVLVFLLMGLVVHGGRLSYQLLGQRIPRSLLYIALQDRGGAPPELSDQTSAPQIHNRGSADRLHSPQSCPPTEEQL comes from the exons ATGGAGGGACGATGGGGTTTTggatgtttcttcttctgtgttttcagcttggTAATGTTCCCTGGACTGAAGGTGGGGAGGAAAGACTGGGGTTCAAATG GGAAGTGTGATCCCCTCCCTGCACCTTCCAACGtctccatctcttccttcaACATGGAGCATACGCTCAGCTTCCTGCCAGGCCCCGAGACGCCCCCCGACACCCACTTCACAGTCCAAATCCTCAACCCCAG GAAGAGCACGTGGAAAGAGGTGGCTTCCTGTTCGGAGCTGACGGCCGGACAGACGTGTGACCTCACCAGAGCATTCCAGGAACCGTTTGATCACTACTATGCCCGTGTCCAGGCCTTCACACCCACCCAGAAGTCTGATTGGAAAATATCAAGGCAGTTCCAGCCCCTGTCAGACA CTGTGATGGGTCCTCTCGATGTTTCTGTGTCCGGCTGTGGGAACTGTTTGCTCGTCCAGGTCAGTCTTCCCAAATCAAAGGGTCTACAGCAGCACCAGCAGTTTCAAAGCTTCTACAGAGTAATCGACTTCAATGTGCAAAGGACCCGGGACGGAGTACAG TTCAAACTGAAACTGCCTTACAAAGAGGAGAACATGATCACGTACCTGCAGCCGGGTGTGGAGTACTGTGTGACGGTCTCCGTGTCATCTCCCTTCAACTCCAATTCTGTTCCCAATAAACCTTTCTGTGCCTTCACCAGCCCTCCTCCCAGAAACTTAC TGTATCTGGTCTACGGCCTGCTGGGTGCATTCTGTGTGTTGGTGTTCCTTCTTATGGGATTAGTTGTTCACGGTGGTCGGCTCAGCTACCAGTTACTTGGACAACGCATACCCAGAAGTCTG TTGTACATCGCTCTTCAGGATCGTGGAGGTGCACCTCCTGAGCTCTCAGACCAGACCTCAGCCCCCCAGATACATAATAGAGGATCTGCTGACCGCCTCCACAGTCCACAGTCCTGTCCACCCACTGAGGAGCAGCTCTGA
- the LOC122991655 gene encoding interferon alpha/beta receptor 2-like isoform X1 — MEGRWGFGCFFFCVFSLVMFPGLKVGRKDWGSNGKCDPLPAPSNVSISSFNMEHTLSFLPGPETPPDTHFTVQILNPRYSVNRMYRGKEKKSTWKEVASCSELTAGQTCDLTRAFQEPFDHYYARVQAFTPTQKSDWKISRQFQPLSDTVMGPLDVSVSGCGNCLLVQVSLPKSKGLQQHQQFQSFYRVIDFNVQRTRDGVQFKLKLPYKEENMITYLQPGVEYCVTVSVSSPFNSNSVPNKPFCAFTSPPPRNLLYLVYGLLGAFCVLVFLLMGLVVHGGRLSYQLLGQRIPRSLLYIALQDRGGAPPELSDQTSAPQIHNRGSADRLHSPQSCPPTEEQL, encoded by the exons ATGGAGGGACGATGGGGTTTTggatgtttcttcttctgtgttttcagcttggTAATGTTCCCTGGACTGAAGGTGGGGAGGAAAGACTGGGGTTCAAATG GGAAGTGTGATCCCCTCCCTGCACCTTCCAACGtctccatctcttccttcaACATGGAGCATACGCTCAGCTTCCTGCCAGGCCCCGAGACGCCCCCCGACACCCACTTCACAGTCCAAATCCTCAACCCCAGGTATTCAGTCAACAGGATGTACAGGGGAAAAGAAAA GAAGAGCACGTGGAAAGAGGTGGCTTCCTGTTCGGAGCTGACGGCCGGACAGACGTGTGACCTCACCAGAGCATTCCAGGAACCGTTTGATCACTACTATGCCCGTGTCCAGGCCTTCACACCCACCCAGAAGTCTGATTGGAAAATATCAAGGCAGTTCCAGCCCCTGTCAGACA CTGTGATGGGTCCTCTCGATGTTTCTGTGTCCGGCTGTGGGAACTGTTTGCTCGTCCAGGTCAGTCTTCCCAAATCAAAGGGTCTACAGCAGCACCAGCAGTTTCAAAGCTTCTACAGAGTAATCGACTTCAATGTGCAAAGGACCCGGGACGGAGTACAG TTCAAACTGAAACTGCCTTACAAAGAGGAGAACATGATCACGTACCTGCAGCCGGGTGTGGAGTACTGTGTGACGGTCTCCGTGTCATCTCCCTTCAACTCCAATTCTGTTCCCAATAAACCTTTCTGTGCCTTCACCAGCCCTCCTCCCAGAAACTTAC TGTATCTGGTCTACGGCCTGCTGGGTGCATTCTGTGTGTTGGTGTTCCTTCTTATGGGATTAGTTGTTCACGGTGGTCGGCTCAGCTACCAGTTACTTGGACAACGCATACCCAGAAGTCTG TTGTACATCGCTCTTCAGGATCGTGGAGGTGCACCTCCTGAGCTCTCAGACCAGACCTCAGCCCCCCAGATACATAATAGAGGATCTGCTGACCGCCTCCACAGTCCACAGTCCTGTCCACCCACTGAGGAGCAGCTCTGA
- the LOC122991655 gene encoding interferon alpha/beta receptor 2-like isoform X3 — MGFWMFLLLCFQLGNVPWTEGKCDPLPAPSNVSISSFNMEHTLSFLPGPETPPDTHFTVQILNPRYSVNRMYRGKEKKSTWKEVASCSELTAGQTCDLTRAFQEPFDHYYARVQAFTPTQKSDWKISRQFQPLSDTVMGPLDVSVSGCGNCLLVQVSLPKSKGLQQHQQFQSFYRVIDFNVQRTRDGVQFKLKLPYKEENMITYLQPGVEYCVTVSVSSPFNSNSVPNKPFCAFTSPPPRNLLYLVYGLLGAFCVLVFLLMGLVVHGGRLSYQLLGQRIPRSLLYIALQDRGGAPPELSDQTSAPQIHNRGSADRLHSPQSCPPTEEQL; from the exons ATGGGGTTTTggatgtttcttcttctgtgttttcagcttggTAATGTTCCCTGGACTGAAG GGAAGTGTGATCCCCTCCCTGCACCTTCCAACGtctccatctcttccttcaACATGGAGCATACGCTCAGCTTCCTGCCAGGCCCCGAGACGCCCCCCGACACCCACTTCACAGTCCAAATCCTCAACCCCAGGTATTCAGTCAACAGGATGTACAGGGGAAAAGAAAA GAAGAGCACGTGGAAAGAGGTGGCTTCCTGTTCGGAGCTGACGGCCGGACAGACGTGTGACCTCACCAGAGCATTCCAGGAACCGTTTGATCACTACTATGCCCGTGTCCAGGCCTTCACACCCACCCAGAAGTCTGATTGGAAAATATCAAGGCAGTTCCAGCCCCTGTCAGACA CTGTGATGGGTCCTCTCGATGTTTCTGTGTCCGGCTGTGGGAACTGTTTGCTCGTCCAGGTCAGTCTTCCCAAATCAAAGGGTCTACAGCAGCACCAGCAGTTTCAAAGCTTCTACAGAGTAATCGACTTCAATGTGCAAAGGACCCGGGACGGAGTACAG TTCAAACTGAAACTGCCTTACAAAGAGGAGAACATGATCACGTACCTGCAGCCGGGTGTGGAGTACTGTGTGACGGTCTCCGTGTCATCTCCCTTCAACTCCAATTCTGTTCCCAATAAACCTTTCTGTGCCTTCACCAGCCCTCCTCCCAGAAACTTAC TGTATCTGGTCTACGGCCTGCTGGGTGCATTCTGTGTGTTGGTGTTCCTTCTTATGGGATTAGTTGTTCACGGTGGTCGGCTCAGCTACCAGTTACTTGGACAACGCATACCCAGAAGTCTG TTGTACATCGCTCTTCAGGATCGTGGAGGTGCACCTCCTGAGCTCTCAGACCAGACCTCAGCCCCCCAGATACATAATAGAGGATCTGCTGACCGCCTCCACAGTCCACAGTCCTGTCCACCCACTGAGGAGCAGCTCTGA
- the LOC122991655 gene encoding interferon alpha/beta receptor 2-like isoform X4: MCFFLPVFDCLGKCDPLPAPSNVSISSFNMEHTLSFLPGPETPPDTHFTVQILNPRYSVNRMYRGKEKKSTWKEVASCSELTAGQTCDLTRAFQEPFDHYYARVQAFTPTQKSDWKISRQFQPLSDTVMGPLDVSVSGCGNCLLVQVSLPKSKGLQQHQQFQSFYRVIDFNVQRTRDGVQFKLKLPYKEENMITYLQPGVEYCVTVSVSSPFNSNSVPNKPFCAFTSPPPRNLLYLVYGLLGAFCVLVFLLMGLVVHGGRLSYQLLGQRIPRSLLYIALQDRGGAPPELSDQTSAPQIHNRGSADRLHSPQSCPPTEEQL; the protein is encoded by the exons atgtgtttttttctgcctgtGTTTGATTGTTTAG GGAAGTGTGATCCCCTCCCTGCACCTTCCAACGtctccatctcttccttcaACATGGAGCATACGCTCAGCTTCCTGCCAGGCCCCGAGACGCCCCCCGACACCCACTTCACAGTCCAAATCCTCAACCCCAGGTATTCAGTCAACAGGATGTACAGGGGAAAAGAAAA GAAGAGCACGTGGAAAGAGGTGGCTTCCTGTTCGGAGCTGACGGCCGGACAGACGTGTGACCTCACCAGAGCATTCCAGGAACCGTTTGATCACTACTATGCCCGTGTCCAGGCCTTCACACCCACCCAGAAGTCTGATTGGAAAATATCAAGGCAGTTCCAGCCCCTGTCAGACA CTGTGATGGGTCCTCTCGATGTTTCTGTGTCCGGCTGTGGGAACTGTTTGCTCGTCCAGGTCAGTCTTCCCAAATCAAAGGGTCTACAGCAGCACCAGCAGTTTCAAAGCTTCTACAGAGTAATCGACTTCAATGTGCAAAGGACCCGGGACGGAGTACAG TTCAAACTGAAACTGCCTTACAAAGAGGAGAACATGATCACGTACCTGCAGCCGGGTGTGGAGTACTGTGTGACGGTCTCCGTGTCATCTCCCTTCAACTCCAATTCTGTTCCCAATAAACCTTTCTGTGCCTTCACCAGCCCTCCTCCCAGAAACTTAC TGTATCTGGTCTACGGCCTGCTGGGTGCATTCTGTGTGTTGGTGTTCCTTCTTATGGGATTAGTTGTTCACGGTGGTCGGCTCAGCTACCAGTTACTTGGACAACGCATACCCAGAAGTCTG TTGTACATCGCTCTTCAGGATCGTGGAGGTGCACCTCCTGAGCTCTCAGACCAGACCTCAGCCCCCCAGATACATAATAGAGGATCTGCTGACCGCCTCCACAGTCCACAGTCCTGTCCACCCACTGAGGAGCAGCTCTGA